A region of Subdoligranulum variabile DNA encodes the following proteins:
- the recG gene encoding ATP-dependent DNA helicase RecG, which translates to MAARRPSETERRSPVATIDSSIQYLKGVGPAFAKKFEKLGVHTIRDLLLCYPRKYIDYTQPYTVASAPYDVDCCVKATVLQKEPARRIKGGRVLSRALAADDSGVLALSWFNASYAADKLIVGQTYYFEGRVGGTLTHRELLHPLVRTEAQVAASPFVPVYHGTEGLPASRQASCAQAALAYVEELQDPLPPELLIRYRMPTKAQAVRAVHAPRNQADLAAGRRRLIFEELYLLQIGIFLLRSHGRRQTSAPMRPMKLDPFWGSLPYQPTGAQRRATEEILHDLCADVPMNRLLQGDVGSGKTLVAAAAIWFAAQNGWQSAMLAPTEILARQHAATLADRLEPFGINVTLLVGGMKASEKRIALSAIADGRAGLVVGTHAVLTDSVVFKNLGLAIVDEQHRFGVRQRGLLAGKAQSPHLLVMSATPIPRTLGLLMYGDLDISVLDELPPGRKPIKTWFINGKKRRDMYGFLDKQIEAGHQVYIVCPAIEENELDTGMQAVNKYYTEVACAMLPHRRIGLLHGKMKPKEKDEVMQQFKAGELDVLVSTTVIEVGVDVPNATAMVIENAERFGLSALHQLRGRVGRGAADSCCILISDNENDSVRERLRFLCHTSDGFAVAKYDLETRGPGDFFGQAQHGLPTLRVADLVQDTRTLRVAQDEAKALLAADPNLTDPGHRALSDEVERLFATAGAMN; encoded by the coding sequence ATGGCGGCTCGCCGCCCATCCGAAACAGAAAGGAGGTCCCCTGTGGCAACCATCGACAGCTCCATCCAATATCTCAAGGGCGTGGGTCCTGCCTTCGCCAAAAAGTTTGAAAAGCTGGGTGTTCATACCATCCGGGACCTTCTGCTTTGCTATCCGCGCAAATATATCGATTATACCCAGCCCTATACAGTGGCTTCCGCGCCCTATGACGTGGATTGCTGCGTAAAGGCCACGGTTCTGCAGAAAGAACCGGCCCGGCGCATCAAGGGGGGGCGTGTGCTCAGCCGGGCATTGGCGGCCGACGATTCCGGCGTGCTGGCTTTGTCCTGGTTCAACGCTTCCTATGCGGCGGATAAACTGATTGTCGGCCAGACCTATTATTTTGAGGGACGTGTGGGCGGTACACTGACCCATCGGGAACTGCTGCATCCGCTGGTTCGTACCGAAGCCCAGGTGGCGGCCAGCCCCTTTGTGCCGGTCTACCACGGCACAGAAGGACTTCCGGCCTCGCGGCAGGCAAGCTGCGCCCAGGCGGCACTGGCCTATGTGGAGGAACTCCAGGATCCGTTGCCGCCGGAATTGCTGATTCGCTATCGGATGCCCACCAAGGCACAGGCGGTTCGTGCCGTGCATGCACCGCGCAATCAGGCAGATCTTGCGGCAGGACGCCGTCGCCTGATTTTTGAGGAACTGTACCTTCTGCAGATCGGCATCTTTTTGCTGCGCAGCCATGGACGCCGGCAGACCAGTGCACCCATGCGCCCCATGAAGCTGGACCCGTTCTGGGGGAGTTTGCCCTATCAGCCCACGGGTGCCCAGCGCCGCGCCACAGAAGAAATTCTTCACGATCTCTGCGCTGATGTGCCGATGAACCGATTGCTGCAGGGAGATGTGGGCAGCGGCAAGACATTGGTGGCGGCGGCGGCGATCTGGTTTGCCGCCCAGAACGGCTGGCAGAGCGCCATGCTGGCGCCCACGGAAATCCTGGCCAGGCAGCATGCGGCCACGCTGGCGGACCGGCTGGAGCCTTTCGGCATCAATGTGACACTGCTGGTAGGGGGCATGAAGGCCAGCGAAAAGCGGATCGCCTTGTCGGCCATTGCCGATGGCCGTGCAGGGCTGGTGGTGGGCACCCACGCGGTACTTACCGATTCGGTGGTTTTCAAAAATCTGGGACTCGCCATCGTGGACGAGCAGCACCGGTTCGGTGTACGGCAGCGCGGGTTGCTGGCGGGCAAGGCGCAGAGTCCTCATCTGCTGGTGATGAGTGCTACGCCCATTCCGCGTACGCTGGGACTACTAATGTACGGTGATCTGGATATCTCGGTACTGGACGAGCTGCCGCCCGGGCGCAAGCCCATCAAGACCTGGTTCATCAATGGCAAAAAGCGGCGGGATATGTACGGCTTTCTGGATAAGCAGATCGAGGCGGGACACCAGGTGTACATCGTCTGCCCGGCCATTGAGGAAAATGAGCTGGATACCGGCATGCAGGCCGTCAACAAATACTATACCGAGGTTGCCTGCGCCATGCTGCCCCACCGGCGCATCGGGTTGCTGCATGGCAAAATGAAGCCCAAAGAAAAGGACGAGGTCATGCAGCAGTTCAAGGCCGGGGAGCTGGACGTGCTGGTCTCCACTACCGTGATCGAGGTCGGTGTGGATGTGCCCAATGCTACAGCTATGGTCATCGAAAATGCCGAGCGATTCGGTCTTTCAGCGCTGCACCAGCTTCGCGGTCGCGTAGGACGGGGAGCAGCAGATTCCTGTTGCATCCTGATCTCCGACAATGAAAACGATTCCGTGCGGGAACGTCTGCGGTTTCTCTGTCATACATCGGACGGTTTTGCGGTGGCCAAATATGACCTGGAGACCCGCGGCCCCGGCGATTTCTTTGGTCAGGCACAGCATGGTCTGCCGACCTTGCGGGTGGCGGACCTGGTGCAGGATACCCGCACGCTGCGGGTGGCACAGGACGAGGCCAAAGCGCTGCTGGCCGCCGATCCCAACTTGACGGATCCGGGACATCGTGCGCTTTCCGACGAGGTGGAACGGCTGTTCGCCACGGCCGGTGCCATGAATTAA
- a CDS encoding DAK2 domain-containing protein: protein MITGQILRDAILSGANNIANQRTRVDELNVFPVPDGDTGTNMSMTVGAATRELEALPDSCTVAEASKTAASAMLRGARGNSGVITSLLFRGFSKALKDKTEASAADLAMALQMGVEAAYKAVMKPTEGTILTVTRLAAEKAQQCTDMEIPAMWDATLEAAQEALNDTPNLLPVLKKAGVVDAGGQGIMLVFEGMKQVFDGGEIIAGAEVAAKPKVSSEAAGKGVFADDLMKVEDIKNGYCTQFLLHKNADASVTRLRAFLESNGDSVVVIEDDDVANCHVHTSDPGMMLSEAIKYGYLTDFKIENMHEQFLARQKQGKGLEKQAQAEENKESEFTYAAVDPEREYGFVAVAAGEGLKNVFTDLGVDAVVSGGQTMNPSTEDILAAIQSVPAKTVLVLPNNKNIIMASEQAQKLADRKVIVLPTRTVPQGMTAMLNFDPEVKPDENAVNMMQAADRVSTGLVTYAARDSEFDGKPIKKGEIMALENGKIVATGTDIVKVTYRLARSMRKKDTQFITVISGCDVSDEDAEHTTELVRAKCGGNIEVSHISGGQPVYYYMISVE from the coding sequence ATGATTACTGGTCAGATCCTGCGTGACGCCATTCTTTCCGGCGCCAACAACATTGCAAATCAGCGCACCCGGGTGGATGAGCTGAACGTTTTTCCTGTCCCGGACGGTGATACCGGCACCAATATGAGTATGACGGTCGGTGCCGCTACCCGTGAGCTGGAGGCCCTGCCCGACAGCTGCACCGTGGCCGAGGCAAGCAAGACGGCGGCTTCCGCCATGCTGCGCGGCGCCCGCGGCAACTCCGGTGTAATTACGAGCCTTTTGTTCCGCGGTTTCTCCAAGGCCCTGAAGGACAAGACTGAGGCCAGTGCCGCCGACCTGGCAATGGCGCTGCAGATGGGCGTTGAGGCTGCCTACAAGGCGGTCATGAAGCCCACGGAGGGCACCATCCTGACCGTCACCCGCCTGGCGGCCGAAAAAGCTCAGCAGTGCACCGATATGGAAATTCCCGCCATGTGGGACGCCACGCTGGAAGCGGCGCAGGAAGCCCTGAACGATACGCCGAATCTGCTGCCTGTTCTGAAGAAAGCGGGCGTGGTGGACGCCGGTGGCCAGGGTATCATGCTGGTGTTCGAGGGCATGAAGCAGGTCTTTGACGGCGGCGAGATCATCGCCGGTGCTGAAGTGGCGGCCAAGCCCAAAGTGTCCAGCGAGGCGGCCGGCAAAGGTGTCTTTGCCGACGACCTGATGAAGGTAGAGGATATCAAGAACGGCTATTGCACCCAGTTCCTGCTGCATAAAAATGCCGATGCCAGCGTGACCCGTCTGCGGGCCTTCCTGGAATCCAACGGTGATTCTGTGGTGGTCATCGAAGATGACGATGTGGCCAATTGCCATGTGCATACCTCCGATCCCGGCATGATGCTGTCCGAGGCAATCAAGTACGGCTATCTGACCGACTTCAAGATCGAGAACATGCATGAGCAGTTCCTGGCCCGCCAGAAACAGGGCAAGGGTCTGGAGAAGCAGGCGCAGGCTGAGGAAAACAAGGAAAGCGAGTTCACCTACGCGGCGGTGGATCCCGAGCGCGAATATGGCTTCGTGGCCGTTGCCGCCGGTGAGGGCCTGAAGAACGTCTTCACCGATCTGGGTGTGGATGCCGTTGTCAGCGGTGGCCAGACCATGAACCCCTCCACCGAGGATATCCTGGCGGCCATCCAGAGTGTGCCCGCCAAGACGGTCCTCGTCCTGCCCAATAACAAGAATATCATCATGGCGTCCGAGCAGGCGCAGAAGCTGGCGGATCGCAAGGTCATCGTGCTTCCCACCCGCACTGTGCCCCAGGGCATGACGGCGATGCTGAACTTTGATCCCGAGGTCAAGCCCGACGAGAATGCTGTCAACATGATGCAGGCGGCAGACCGTGTGAGCACTGGTCTGGTGACCTATGCAGCCCGCGACAGTGAGTTTGACGGCAAGCCCATCAAGAAGGGCGAGATCATGGCGCTGGAGAATGGCAAGATCGTGGCCACCGGCACCGACATCGTCAAGGTTACCTATCGTCTGGCTCGCTCCATGCGCAAGAAGGATACCCAGTTCATCACGGTGATTTCCGGCTGCGATGTGAGTGACGAGGACGCCGAGCACACCACTGAACTGGTCCGCGCCAAGTGCGGCGGGAATATTGAGGTCAGCCACATCAGCGGCGGCCAGCCGGTGTACTACTACATGATCTCGGTAGAGTAA
- the secE gene encoding preprotein translocase subunit SecE: MADKKSSNTAAQAQSDKKKKTSVFGKVKNFFKGIAKYFKDTKSELKKVVWPSKKDVKTNTITVIAVVLIAAIVLIVLDLIFGGAIHLVVGA, encoded by the coding sequence ACCGCAGCCCAGGCTCAGAGCGACAAAAAGAAAAAGACTTCGGTTTTTGGTAAGGTCAAGAACTTTTTCAAAGGCATCGCAAAGTATTTCAAGGATACCAAGAGCGAGCTGAAAAAGGTCGTTTGGCCCAGCAAAAAGGATGTCAAGACCAACACCATCACGGTCATCGCGGTCGTGCTGATCGCGGCGATCGTCCTGATTGTGCTGGACCTTATCTTCGGCGGCGCGATCCACCTAGTGGTCGGCGCCTGA
- the rplL gene encoding 50S ribosomal protein L7/L12: protein MASEKITAIVESVKTMTVLELKELVDTICEEFGVSAVAAAAPAAAGAAAAPAEEEKTEFDVILKDVGANKMQVIKTVKELTGASLMEAKKLVETPDAKLKEQASKADAEEMQKKLEEVGAKVELK, encoded by the coding sequence ATGGCTTCTGAGAAGATCACTGCCATTGTCGAGTCTGTCAAGACTATGACTGTTCTGGAGCTCAAAGAGCTCGTTGACACCATCTGCGAGGAGTTCGGCGTTTCCGCTGTTGCCGCTGCTGCTCCCGCTGCCGCCGGCGCTGCTGCCGCTCCCGCTGAGGAAGAGAAGACCGAGTTCGACGTCATCCTGAAGGACGTCGGCGCCAACAAGATGCAGGTCATCAAGACCGTCAAGGAGCTGACCGGTGCTTCCCTGATGGAGGCCAAGAAGCTCGTCGAGACCCCCGATGCCAAGCTGAAGGAGCAGGCTTCCAAGGCCGACGCCGAGGAGATGCAGAAGAAGCTGGAAGAAGTCGGCGCCAAGGTCGAGCTGAAGTAA
- a CDS encoding nicotinate phosphoribosyltransferase, with the protein MTMLDVKRNLTTMTDFYELTMSAGYLDEGYEDKIAVFDMFFRRVPDGGGYAIMAGLQQFIEAVDNLKFTDEDVAYLRSTGVFDERFLSYLANFQLHCNIWAIEEGMPIFPQEPIVTVEGPAIECQLLETLLLVTFNHQCLIATKANRIVRAAAGRPVMEFGARRAQGYDAAYYGARASYIGGCGSTSCVMAARDFGIPASGTMAHSWVQMFPSEYEAFKKYAEMYPDACVLLVDTYNVLRHGVPDAIRVFDEVLKPMGKRPKGIRIDSGDIAYLSKKARKMLDEAGYPDCTICASNSLDEYLVRDLILQGARVDSFGIGENMITAKSDPVFGGVYKLAAVKEEDGSYTPKMKLSESAEKVTIPCLKKVWRIYDEDGKAMADLITMADEKVETQHGITLFDPIETWKECTYVHCTARCLSTPIYENGKRVYESPSLDDIKKFCKAQVNTLWDEVKRFENPHRYYVDLSQKLWDTRSALLKKLSK; encoded by the coding sequence ATGACCATGCTGGATGTAAAACGCAATTTGACGACGATGACGGATTTCTATGAGCTGACCATGTCCGCCGGCTATCTGGACGAGGGGTACGAAGACAAGATCGCGGTGTTTGACATGTTTTTCCGTCGGGTGCCGGACGGCGGCGGCTATGCGATCATGGCAGGCCTGCAACAGTTCATTGAGGCGGTGGACAACCTGAAATTCACCGACGAGGACGTAGCGTATCTGCGTTCTACCGGTGTCTTTGATGAGCGGTTCCTGAGCTATCTTGCCAACTTCCAGCTTCATTGCAACATCTGGGCCATTGAGGAAGGTATGCCGATCTTCCCCCAGGAACCTATCGTCACGGTGGAAGGCCCGGCCATCGAGTGCCAGCTGCTGGAGACGCTGCTGCTGGTGACCTTCAACCATCAGTGCCTGATTGCCACCAAGGCCAACCGGATCGTCCGCGCGGCTGCGGGGCGGCCGGTGATGGAGTTCGGCGCCCGCCGGGCCCAGGGCTACGACGCCGCCTATTACGGCGCCCGCGCCTCTTACATCGGCGGCTGTGGTTCCACCTCCTGCGTGATGGCGGCCCGGGATTTCGGAATTCCGGCCTCCGGCACGATGGCACACAGCTGGGTGCAGATGTTCCCCAGCGAATACGAGGCATTCAAAAAATATGCCGAGATGTACCCTGACGCCTGCGTACTGCTGGTGGATACTTACAATGTGCTGCGCCACGGCGTGCCGGATGCGATCAGAGTCTTTGATGAGGTGCTCAAGCCGATGGGCAAGCGCCCCAAAGGAATCCGCATCGATTCCGGCGATATTGCCTACCTCTCCAAGAAGGCGCGCAAGATGCTGGATGAAGCCGGGTACCCCGACTGCACCATCTGCGCTTCCAACAGCCTGGATGAGTATCTGGTCCGTGATCTGATCCTGCAGGGCGCCCGGGTGGACAGCTTTGGCATTGGCGAGAACATGATCACCGCCAAAAGCGATCCCGTCTTCGGCGGTGTGTACAAGCTGGCCGCCGTCAAGGAGGAGGACGGCAGCTACACGCCCAAGATGAAGCTGTCGGAGTCGGCGGAAAAGGTGACGATTCCCTGCCTGAAAAAGGTGTGGCGCATCTATGACGAGGACGGCAAGGCCATGGCCGACCTCATTACTATGGCGGATGAAAAGGTGGAGACCCAGCACGGCATTACGCTGTTCGATCCCATCGAGACCTGGAAAGAGTGCACCTACGTCCACTGCACGGCGCGGTGCCTGTCCACCCCCATCTATGAAAACGGCAAGCGCGTCTATGAAAGTCCGAGTCTGGATGACATCAAGAAATTCTGCAAGGCCCAGGTGAACACCCTGTGGGATGAGGTCAAGCGTTTTGAAAACCCCCACCGCTACTATGTGGACCTGAGCCAGAAGCTGTGGGATACCCGCAGTGCGCTGCTCAAAAAACTCTCCAAATAA
- a CDS encoding Asp23/Gls24 family envelope stress response protein, whose amino-acid sequence MITKVNPYGHISLTNDYFSGLVEQAAKQCYGIAAMGQAPAESVVRNALRTGSLPPKGVTVTQEGGRLVIALHIKVGYGLNISTITQSITHRVKDEVEHATGLKVARIDVYVDDILAD is encoded by the coding sequence ATGATCACCAAGGTGAATCCTTACGGACATATCTCTTTGACCAACGACTATTTCTCCGGCCTGGTGGAGCAGGCGGCCAAGCAGTGCTACGGCATTGCGGCTATGGGGCAAGCCCCTGCCGAAAGTGTCGTGCGCAACGCGCTGCGCACCGGCAGTCTGCCGCCGAAGGGCGTCACCGTCACGCAGGAGGGCGGGCGTCTGGTCATCGCGCTGCATATTAAAGTGGGGTATGGGCTCAATATCTCTACCATCACGCAAAGCATCACCCATCGCGTCAAGGACGAGGTGGAGCATGCCACCGGCCTGAAGGTCGCGCGCATTGATGTGTATGTGGACGATATTCTGGCAGATTAA
- the rplK gene encoding 50S ribosomal protein L11, which yields MAQKITGYIKLQIPAGKATPAPPVGPALGQKGVNIMAFTKEFNERTKNQMGMIIPVVITVYADRSFSFITKTPPAPVLIKKAAGIDTASGVPNKNKVGSITLAQAEEIAKTKMPDLNAASLEAAVSMIKGTARSMGVTVEG from the coding sequence ATGGCACAGAAAATCACTGGCTACATCAAGCTGCAAATTCCCGCCGGCAAAGCGACTCCGGCTCCCCCCGTTGGTCCTGCCCTGGGCCAGAAGGGCGTCAACATCATGGCGTTCACCAAGGAGTTCAACGAGCGTACCAAGAACCAGATGGGTATGATCATCCCCGTCGTCATCACCGTGTACGCTGACCGCTCCTTCAGCTTCATTACCAAGACCCCCCCGGCGCCCGTTCTGATCAAGAAGGCTGCCGGCATCGACACCGCCTCCGGCGTGCCGAACAAGAACAAGGTCGGTTCCATCACCCTGGCCCAGGCCGAGGAGATCGCCAAGACCAAGATGCCCGACCTGAACGCCGCCTCTCTGGAGGCTGCCGTCAGCATGATCAAGGGCACCGCCCGCAGCATGGGCGTTACCGTTGAGGGTTGA
- the nusG gene encoding transcription termination/antitermination protein NusG has translation MAEQANWYVVHTYSGYENKVAQDLMTMVENRRLQDLICDVKVPTETVIEEVLDKTGNKTGEKEVQRKLYPGYVFVKMVMNDNTWYIVRNTRGCTGFVGPESKPEPLTEAEVAKMGVETTAELQVDYKVGDTVEITAGPMEGSVGTVEEIDIPARKVRVKITMFGRELPAELELHQVKLF, from the coding sequence ATGGCTGAACAGGCAAACTGGTATGTGGTGCATACCTATTCCGGCTATGAGAACAAGGTCGCACAGGACCTGATGACGATGGTGGAAAACCGCCGCCTGCAGGACCTGATCTGCGACGTGAAGGTCCCGACCGAGACTGTGATCGAGGAAGTGCTGGACAAGACCGGTAACAAAACCGGCGAAAAGGAAGTCCAGCGCAAGCTTTACCCCGGTTATGTCTTTGTCAAGATGGTCATGAACGACAACACCTGGTACATCGTGCGCAACACGCGCGGCTGCACCGGTTTCGTCGGCCCGGAGTCCAAACCGGAGCCGCTGACCGAGGCGGAGGTTGCCAAGATGGGCGTCGAGACCACGGCCGAACTGCAGGTCGACTACAAAGTCGGCGACACGGTCGAAATCACCGCTGGCCCGATGGAAGGTTCCGTCGGCACCGTGGAGGAGATCGACATTCCTGCGCGCAAGGTGCGCGTGAAAATCACGATGTTTGGCCGCGAGCTGCCTGCTGAGCTGGAGCTCCATCAGGTCAAACTGTTCTGA
- the rplJ gene encoding 50S ribosomal protein L10 — protein sequence MPSAKILESKKALVKALNEEIASSLAGVVVAYNGISVADDTKLRKELREAGVHYMVVKNTMLRLAVKGTQYEGLTEYFKGDTAVALSPEDPAAAARILCKFADADKSKRFVVKGGFCDGQVMDAAGVKALSTMPNREGLLSMLAGSLNGIIGGLAVALQAVADKQEEPAA from the coding sequence ATGCCCAGTGCAAAGATTCTGGAATCCAAGAAGGCTCTTGTCAAGGCCCTGAACGAGGAGATCGCTTCTTCTCTGGCCGGTGTGGTTGTCGCATACAACGGCATCAGCGTGGCCGATGACACCAAGCTGCGTAAGGAACTGCGTGAGGCCGGCGTGCACTACATGGTCGTCAAGAACACCATGCTGCGTCTCGCCGTCAAGGGCACCCAGTACGAGGGTCTGACCGAGTACTTCAAGGGTGACACCGCCGTTGCCCTGTCCCCCGAGGACCCGGCTGCTGCGGCCCGCATCCTGTGCAAGTTCGCCGATGCCGACAAGTCCAAGCGCTTCGTCGTCAAGGGCGGCTTCTGCGATGGTCAGGTTATGGACGCTGCCGGTGTCAAGGCTCTGTCCACCATGCCCAACCGCGAGGGTCTGCTTTCCATGCTGGCCGGTTCCCTCAACGGGATCATCGGCGGTCTGGCTGTGGCCCTGCAGGCTGTTGCCGACAAGCAGGAGGAACCCGCAGCTTGA
- a CDS encoding CBS domain-containing protein — MNLLFFLTPKQDVLYIYEDFTLRQTLEKWANQRFATIPVLKRNGEYVGTITEGDILWGMKNLHGLDLEASEDVPIASFPRRRDYKAVTVTTDMPTLLRAAIDQNFVPVVDDRNVFIGMVRRTVLLKDMYGKFAGIPGEKRPRSTAPRQHT; from the coding sequence ATGAATCTTTTGTTCTTTTTGACCCCCAAGCAGGACGTATTATATATCTACGAGGATTTCACCCTGCGCCAGACGCTGGAGAAATGGGCCAACCAGCGTTTCGCCACCATTCCCGTTCTGAAACGCAACGGCGAGTATGTGGGCACCATCACCGAGGGAGATATCCTGTGGGGCATGAAGAACCTGCACGGGCTGGATCTGGAAGCCAGCGAGGATGTTCCCATTGCCAGCTTTCCCCGCCGCCGAGATTACAAGGCCGTTACCGTTACCACCGATATGCCCACCTTGCTGCGGGCAGCCATCGATCAGAACTTCGTTCCGGTGGTGGATGACCGCAACGTCTTCATCGGCATGGTACGCCGCACCGTTCTGTTAAAGGATATGTACGGCAAGTTTGCCGGGATCCCTGGTGAAAAACGTCCCCGCAGTACCGCTCCGCGGCAGCACACCTGA
- the rplA gene encoding 50S ribosomal protein L1, which produces MKHGKKYTDAAKLIESSKTYDPAEALELCCKTATAKFDETVELHVRLGVDSRHADQQVRGAVVLPNGTGKNVRVIAIAKGDAAKAAEAAGAQEVGDDDLIAKIQGGYLDFDVLVTTPDMMGRVGRLGKILGPRGLMPNPKAGTVTPDVGKAVTDAKAGKIEYRLDKQNIIHVPIGKASFGAEKLMTNLDTVLDAIAKAKPAAAKGQYFKSATVATTMGPGVRVATNKYGV; this is translated from the coding sequence ATGAAACACGGCAAGAAATATACCGATGCTGCCAAACTGATCGAGAGCAGCAAGACTTATGATCCGGCCGAGGCCCTGGAGCTCTGCTGCAAGACCGCGACCGCGAAGTTCGACGAGACCGTCGAGCTGCATGTCCGTCTGGGCGTTGACAGCCGTCACGCTGACCAGCAGGTCCGCGGCGCCGTTGTTCTGCCCAACGGTACCGGCAAGAACGTCCGCGTCATCGCCATCGCCAAGGGCGACGCTGCCAAGGCTGCTGAGGCTGCCGGTGCGCAGGAGGTCGGCGACGACGATCTGATCGCCAAGATCCAGGGCGGTTACCTGGACTTCGACGTTCTGGTTACCACCCCTGACATGATGGGCCGCGTTGGCCGTCTGGGTAAAATCCTTGGCCCCCGTGGTCTGATGCCCAACCCCAAGGCCGGTACTGTGACCCCCGATGTCGGCAAGGCTGTTACCGATGCCAAGGCCGGTAAGATCGAGTACCGTCTCGACAAGCAGAACATCATCCATGTGCCCATCGGCAAGGCCTCTTTCGGCGCCGAGAAGCTCATGACCAACCTGGACACCGTTCTGGATGCCATCGCCAAGGCGAAGCCCGCCGCGGCCAAGGGCCAGTACTTCAAGAGCGCGACCGTCGCCACCACCATGGGCCCTGGCGTCCGCGTTGCCACCAACAAGTACGGTGTCTGA
- a CDS encoding D-alanyl-D-alanine carboxypeptidase family protein — protein MKRFWALFCTVVLAFVLVLPVAAEGESSALSADAPELTAPAGYVVNLDTNIVVYDKNSDTQLQAASLTKMMTCLLMLEQYQDQLDTITVTAPSYIYDLIWEKTTNASTADIRKGETQTLRNLLYAMLLPSANEAAYIVADYMGGGSIDNFVAMMNNEAAAIGCTGTTFADPCGLDERNVTTAKDAYLILRALTAYDIVGTVMGTASYDMGTNDRYTTPGTYIIQNTNKMISNTSYYRAYTKGGKTGSLGEWQNFAGWHSQDGENYISVLLNVPNATDEEGGRPALLETGTLMDWVYATYTIAPALDTTQPITESRIVYSTQTDTVMLYPADDMMTLLPREGGAALTEQVFNLPDHLTAPLKQGDVVGTVTLTIEGESIGTVDLIAGSDVERNQMLYTISRVGEFFSSTYFKVVIMLTMAVIAVYAFVWVLSILGVWSRESEDK, from the coding sequence ATGAAACGATTCTGGGCATTGTTTTGCACCGTTGTACTGGCCTTTGTGCTGGTACTGCCAGTGGCAGCGGAGGGAGAGAGCAGCGCTCTGTCTGCCGACGCACCGGAACTTACAGCCCCGGCGGGCTATGTCGTCAACTTGGACACCAACATCGTGGTGTATGACAAGAACAGCGACACGCAGCTCCAAGCAGCCAGCCTGACCAAGATGATGACCTGCCTGCTGATGCTGGAGCAGTACCAGGATCAGCTGGACACCATCACAGTCACGGCCCCCAGCTATATCTATGATCTGATCTGGGAAAAGACGACCAATGCCTCCACGGCGGATATCCGCAAAGGGGAAACCCAGACGCTGCGCAATCTGCTCTACGCCATGCTGCTGCCCAGCGCCAATGAGGCCGCTTATATTGTGGCGGACTATATGGGCGGCGGCAGTATCGATAACTTTGTGGCCATGATGAACAATGAAGCGGCAGCCATTGGCTGTACGGGAACCACCTTTGCAGATCCCTGCGGTCTGGATGAACGCAACGTTACCACGGCCAAGGATGCCTACCTGATTCTGCGCGCGTTGACAGCCTACGACATTGTGGGAACCGTGATGGGTACGGCCAGCTATGATATGGGTACCAATGACCGGTATACCACGCCCGGCACCTATATCATCCAGAACACAAACAAGATGATCTCCAATACCAGTTATTACCGTGCCTATACCAAGGGCGGCAAGACCGGCAGCCTGGGAGAGTGGCAGAATTTTGCCGGATGGCACAGCCAGGATGGTGAAAATTACATCAGCGTGCTGCTCAATGTGCCCAATGCCACCGATGAGGAAGGCGGGCGTCCGGCCCTTCTCGAGACCGGTACGCTGATGGACTGGGTCTATGCGACCTACACCATTGCACCGGCGCTGGACACCACTCAGCCCATTACGGAAAGCCGCATTGTCTATTCCACCCAGACCGATACCGTTATGCTCTATCCGGCCGATGACATGATGACGCTGCTGCCCCGGGAAGGTGGCGCTGCGTTGACTGAGCAGGTATTCAATCTGCCGGATCATCTGACGGCTCCTCTCAAGCAGGGGGATGTGGTGGGGACCGTGACACTGACCATCGAGGGAGAGAGCATCGGTACGGTGGATTTGATTGCGGGCAGTGATGTGGAGCGCAATCAGATGTTGTATACGATTTCCCGTGTGGGAGAATTTTTCTCCAGCACCTATTTTAAAGTGGTCATCATGCTGACGATGGCGGTCATTGCCGTGTATGCGTTTGTATGGGTATTGTCCATTCTGGGCGTCTGGAGCCGGGAAAGCGAAGATAAATAA